A genomic segment from Ramlibacter agri encodes:
- a CDS encoding response regulator transcription factor, whose protein sequence is MQPAADATVFIVDDDAGVREALAWLLRSRRLLSAAYASAEEFDAMLATGFRPSQACCLLLDVRMPGMSGLALFERLAERNLVQAMPVIFLTGHADVPTAVDMVKRGAFDFCEKPFSDNALVDRIEEALRKSGEVLAAQRAKGELQTRLADLTERERDVMELVAKGLPNKLIADQLAISVRTVEVHRARVFDKMEVKSAVELANLLRTL, encoded by the coding sequence ATGCAACCCGCTGCCGATGCCACCGTATTCATCGTCGACGACGACGCCGGCGTGCGCGAGGCGCTCGCCTGGCTGCTGCGCTCGCGCCGCCTGCTGTCGGCCGCCTATGCGAGCGCGGAGGAGTTCGATGCCATGCTGGCCACCGGTTTCCGTCCCTCGCAGGCCTGCTGCCTGCTGCTGGACGTGCGCATGCCGGGCATGAGCGGGCTGGCGCTGTTCGAGCGCCTGGCCGAGCGCAACCTGGTGCAGGCGATGCCGGTCATCTTCCTCACCGGCCATGCCGACGTGCCGACGGCGGTGGACATGGTCAAGCGCGGCGCCTTCGACTTCTGCGAAAAGCCGTTCTCGGACAACGCGCTGGTGGACCGCATCGAGGAGGCGCTGCGCAAGTCGGGCGAAGTGCTGGCGGCGCAGCGCGCCAAGGGCGAGCTGCAGACGCGCCTGGCCGATCTCACCGAGCGCGAACGCGACGTGATGGAACTGGTGGCCAAGGGCCTGCCGAACAAGCTGATCGCCGACCAGCTGGCGATCAGCGTGCGCACGGTGGAAGTGCACCGCGCGCGGGTGTTCGACAAGATGGAAGTGAAGTCCGCGGTGGAACTGGCGAACCTCCTGCGGACGCTT